One genomic window of Pseudomonas chlororaphis subsp. piscium includes the following:
- a CDS encoding LysR substrate-binding domain-containing protein, which translates to MLKHWPPLNALRGFEAAARLGSFHKAAEELHLTQSAISQQIRSLESFLEQPLFFRNGRSVALTDAGFDLLSTTQSLLQQLAVGIRRLDQYRKPNQLVVNTTPAFARHWLVPRLADFHRLHPQVDLWLLTTDETPDMATQTIDIAVRDDLSAQAECSFRVLLEDRLYPACHPALLEQAADTRTTLHGEREMDWSHWQVQGGADVGQHSQGLNFSDPGLLLDAASQGLGIALVSQLLAGHAQDQGLLVALAEQRVRGPNWSWLVHRDSEGDALTRGFCDWLAGALGKA; encoded by the coding sequence ATGCTTAAACACTGGCCACCCCTGAATGCCCTGCGCGGCTTCGAAGCCGCCGCCCGCCTGGGCAGCTTCCACAAGGCCGCCGAAGAACTGCACCTCACCCAGTCGGCCATCAGCCAGCAGATCCGCAGCCTGGAAAGCTTCCTCGAACAGCCGCTGTTCTTCCGCAACGGCCGCAGCGTGGCGCTGACCGATGCCGGCTTCGACCTGCTCAGCACCACCCAGTCGCTGCTGCAGCAACTGGCCGTGGGCATCCGCCGCCTGGACCAGTACCGCAAGCCCAACCAGCTGGTGGTCAACACCACCCCGGCCTTCGCCCGCCACTGGCTGGTGCCGCGCCTGGCGGACTTTCACCGGCTTCATCCGCAGGTTGATCTCTGGCTGCTGACCACCGACGAAACACCCGACATGGCCACCCAGACCATCGACATCGCCGTGCGCGACGACCTCAGCGCCCAGGCCGAATGCAGCTTTCGCGTACTGCTGGAAGACCGCCTGTACCCGGCCTGCCATCCCGCCTTGCTGGAACAGGCAGCAGATACGCGCACCACCCTGCACGGCGAGCGTGAGATGGACTGGAGCCATTGGCAGGTACAGGGCGGCGCCGATGTCGGCCAGCACAGCCAGGGGCTGAACTTCTCCGACCCCGGCCTGCTGCTGGACGCCGCCAGCCAGGGCCTGGGGATAGCCCTGGTCAGCCAGCTGCTGGCCGGCCATGCCCAGGATCAGGGGCTGCTGGTGGCGCTGGCGGAGCAGAGGGTACGCGGCCCGAACTGGAGTTGGCTGGTGCACCGCGACAGCGAAGGCGATGCCCTCACCCGCGGCTTCTGCGACTGGCTGGCCGGGGCCCTTGGAAAAGCTTGA
- a CDS encoding agmatine deiminase family protein: MQFNDAQNGWLMPAEWVQHAATWMAFPHNQALWENSWGVTLADVQVDFARVANAIARFEPVKMVVDPCAVARARELCAANIELVELAINDSWCRDSGPSFVCHPRLGMAGVNWRFNAWGGKSACDLDQSLARRILDNLGLQCFDTSLTNEGGAIHVDGQGTLITTESVLLNGNRNPGMSKAEMEEIFACLLGVKKTIWLPGDPDYVTGDMTDGHVDGVCAFARPGALLVDATRDSSSVYAEVVRENRRALELATDAQGRRFEMLELFEASDAVDQEAEVFCASYTNFYIANGAIIMPAYGIGADDEAAATLRLAFPGREVVPVRINQLAHGGGGVHCITQQQPAWPLKG, translated from the coding sequence ATGCAATTCAACGATGCGCAGAACGGCTGGCTCATGCCCGCCGAATGGGTACAGCACGCCGCCACCTGGATGGCTTTTCCCCATAACCAGGCCCTGTGGGAAAACAGCTGGGGCGTGACCCTGGCCGATGTGCAGGTCGACTTCGCCCGCGTGGCCAACGCCATCGCCCGTTTCGAACCGGTGAAGATGGTGGTCGACCCCTGTGCGGTGGCGCGAGCCCGTGAGTTGTGCGCGGCGAATATCGAACTGGTCGAACTGGCGATCAACGACAGCTGGTGCCGCGATTCCGGTCCGAGTTTCGTCTGCCATCCGCGCCTGGGCATGGCCGGGGTCAACTGGCGCTTCAACGCCTGGGGCGGCAAGTCCGCCTGCGACCTGGACCAAAGCCTGGCGCGGCGCATTCTCGACAACCTCGGCCTGCAATGCTTCGACACATCGCTGACCAACGAAGGCGGCGCCATCCATGTGGACGGGCAGGGCACCCTGATCACCACCGAATCGGTGCTGCTCAACGGCAACCGCAACCCCGGCATGAGCAAGGCCGAAATGGAGGAGATCTTCGCGTGCCTGCTGGGCGTGAAGAAAACCATCTGGCTGCCCGGCGACCCCGACTACGTGACCGGCGACATGACCGATGGCCACGTCGACGGTGTCTGCGCCTTCGCCCGGCCCGGTGCGCTGCTGGTGGACGCGACCCGGGATTCATCTTCGGTGTACGCCGAAGTCGTGCGCGAGAACCGCCGCGCCCTGGAACTGGCCACCGATGCCCAGGGACGTCGCTTCGAAATGCTCGAACTCTTCGAGGCCAGCGATGCCGTGGACCAGGAGGCCGAGGTGTTCTGCGCGTCCTACACCAATTTCTACATCGCCAATGGCGCGATCATCATGCCTGCCTACGGTATCGGCGCCGATGACGAGGCGGCGGCGACCCTGCGCCTGGCGTTCCCCGGGCGTGAGGTGGTGCCGGTGCGGATCAACCAGCTGGCCCACGGCGGCGGTGGCGTGCACTGCATCACCCAACAGCAACCGGCCTGGCCGCTGAAGGGGTAA
- the aguB gene encoding N-carbamoylputrescine amidase yields MTHLTVATTQFACSWNLEDNLDQAEQLVRDAAAKGAQLILLQELFATPYFCIEQDHKHLALAQEYGKSTVLKRFADLARELGVVLPLSWFERAGNAFFNSLAVADADGRLLGVYRKTHIPNAIGYQEKEYFSPGDTGFRVWDTAFGRIGVGICWDQWFPETARCLALMGAEVLLYPTAIGSEPGAVGLDSRDHWQLTQRGHAAANILPVIAANRIGQEVATTDPQLRMEFYGSSFITDHKGKLLAEADRDTTGVLVQRLDLGAMAEERLSWGIYRDRRPEMYGPLLGLDGCRTHEHWSRQGA; encoded by the coding sequence ATGACTCATCTGACCGTCGCCACCACCCAGTTCGCCTGCAGCTGGAACCTGGAGGACAACCTCGACCAGGCCGAGCAGCTGGTGCGGGACGCCGCCGCCAAGGGCGCGCAATTGATCCTCCTGCAGGAACTGTTCGCCACCCCGTACTTCTGCATCGAGCAGGACCACAAGCACCTGGCCCTGGCCCAGGAATATGGCAAAAGCACCGTGCTCAAGCGCTTCGCCGACCTCGCCCGGGAACTGGGCGTGGTGCTGCCGCTGAGCTGGTTCGAACGCGCCGGCAATGCCTTCTTCAATTCGCTGGCGGTGGCCGATGCCGACGGCCGCCTGCTTGGCGTCTACCGCAAGACCCACATCCCCAACGCCATTGGCTACCAGGAGAAGGAATACTTCAGCCCCGGCGATACCGGCTTCCGTGTCTGGGACACCGCTTTCGGCCGCATAGGCGTGGGCATCTGCTGGGACCAGTGGTTCCCCGAGACCGCCCGCTGCCTGGCCTTGATGGGCGCCGAGGTGCTGCTCTATCCCACCGCCATCGGCTCCGAGCCGGGCGCCGTCGGGCTGGATTCGCGCGACCACTGGCAACTGACCCAGCGTGGCCACGCGGCCGCCAACATCCTGCCGGTGATAGCGGCCAACCGTATCGGGCAAGAGGTGGCGACCACCGATCCGCAGTTGCGGATGGAGTTCTACGGGTCGTCCTTTATCACCGATCACAAGGGCAAGCTGCTGGCCGAGGCCGACCGTGACACCACAGGCGTGCTGGTGCAGCGGCTGGACCTCGGCGCCATGGCCGAGGAGCGCCTGAGCTGGGGCATCTACCGGGATCGTCGCCCGGAAATGTATGGCCCGCTGCTGGGTCTGGACGGTTGCCGAACCCACGAACACTGGTCGCGCCAGGGGGCCTGA